TGAGACAAGTATCCCACTAAAAGGTGTAATTTCCAGCTGGGTACTTTACATctatataaataatattaagAGAACAAAAGATTATACAAATGCAACTTTTTGTGTCCTGTGCTCTCCTGAACACAAAGTCAAGCTCATCTGccaaaaaaggaagagaggtcACAGTGGCCAAAACAGGAGAGAAGAAACCTAcatcacagcagcacagataCAGTCACCTGGATGGACTGAATCAGATCTGAAAAATTAGAGGAACGGGATTTCATCCATCAAATTGCAGGGTAGTGGTGGGCTACCACAGCCGCTGGGCCAGTCACGAGAGGGAGCGATACTCAACTCCAGGCTGCGCCCGTGTTTTGTAGGcagtcttccttccctcctcagTTCCCGTATGAAGAATCAACGGCTAACTGGAGTAGAAGTCCTCATCAGGGAAGAAGTCTTTCTAGAAGCCATCAAAGCCCCAaaagagtaattaaaaaataagtcatAAAAAGGCATGTTTTCTAACCTTATGAGACAAACTAAAAAGTGTCAGTAGGGCTCTTAAGTGCACAGAAATTTGCCTCCTGTTTCTGCTGAATTTCCTGGAAACCAAGCTTAGCATGTTCTGTTGGAAATAGGCCAGATCTAAGGCCATGAATTTCTCATCTGTTTGGTGGTCTTTCTAACAATACTACCTTTCCGACAAGATCATCACGCTACAGTTAACGCACGTGGAAAACAAATACACTGGAATTTTACCATAGATAATAAAACCATGAGCACAATTTTTAACATTGATCATTTGCTTAAATATTATaacgaaacaaacaaactgtGCAACTTCTTTCAAAAAGAGGCAGACACCTCAATAGGAGGAGGCTTAGTTAGGTTATACATGACTAACCTAAGAAAGTAAGTCCCAAAACCAACCTAATACAAAGCATACAGACATAAACATCTCCCTTCAGCCAAGGCAACAACCTGTCTGTATCCTTTCACTTTCCTTCTGAATGGAAGACTGCAAAAAcacagctttgctgttttcaTTCTGTAAATGACACTGCTTCACCCAAGAAAGCACACATTAGAATCACCATCCTAGAAACTATTCAGGTATCTGTTAGATGATATgcgaataaaaaaataaaatctgagacAAGACTTTTGTTCAGCTAAGCTGGGGAGTGATATGGGCTGAAACCCCATGGAAAACAATAGAAACTGAGACTCATTTAATTTTTACTGGTACTGCATAGGTTCAGCCAAGCCTTTTGCCCAGCAAATGCCTATAATGCATTTTACACAAAAATCTTTAACAACAGATGGCAACATTTTCCACAATCTGAAATCTCTTCCCAATAAAGTCAAGAGGAAGAAGCAccgaaaaaaaaagcacacattGTGATTCCAACTCCTTCTGCTACTTTTATACATAGTTTCTGTCAAGTTAACTTTTGTTCAaaagttttatgttttgttcaAACATATTGTTCTGCTGAACACAGACTTGCTGTGTTTACTTGAGGTTTGTTGGGGGGGTGGCAATCAGttgttttttaatctgcagCAGTATTTAATATCCCTTCCTACTCGTTAACAGAAACTTTTTATAAACCATAATGCTGAAGAAGCCTGAAAGTGGTACTAAAATCATCAACCATGTGTTCACTCAAACAGAAACCTGAAGTAAAGATCGTGGTAGGTTGATTTTTCCCCCCTCAAAACCTCTTAAAGTATATAATTCAATTAGCACCCCTGCAGTAGGGTCTGATTTGGCAGTTTTAATCAGGCTGCCGCCCAGCACAGTCAGGGCTGCTGGGTGACACTTGAGATCTGAAGAGTGTGGGTAAAAATAACCTCTGTTCAACAAGACATGATGAACACCAGACAGCTGAGTCACCTTTAAAaccaattttaattttctgtattaggaaaaattatCAAAGAGGGGGTGATAAAGGATTCAAAAATCTGTCTGAAATGTATCTTCCATTGAATATTCCGTAATGTAAACTCTGAGCTTCCTTTCGATTGCTCCCATTGACTTTAACCTCAATACACAGTGCTCGATCACCCCTGAGAAACCTCAGCTTTGCGTACAGAGgaaacttttattaaaaattcagcTCCATTTAAAAAGTGGAATTTCTAAGCACCTGTTTCTTACAAAGCATCGACCATTGCTATTTATTAAGGCTTGCAGTATTACCAGCAAAGATAAAAATGAGTTAGGCCACAAATCTGCCACTGAACACATGCAATCTGTGGAGCTTGTGGACGTTTTGCAAGACAGCTGTAACACCATAAAAAACTTACTGTACATCAAACATTCATTTAACAGCAAGCTAAGCAAGCTGGGGGGGAAATACTACAAGTTTGTTGAAGTCCAATGATGTAACTGAAACCCTGGGAGAGAAAGTGTTTCAAGAGGACTTTCACATTGATGTTCAGGTTGAGGCTTTACTTTGGAAGCTCtcttaagattttttaaaaggagaacgAGAGCCGAGAcagtaggaaaacaaaaagactgGCATCTGCTGGCCAAAACACACAGACGGGAAGGCCACCTACTGCCTCTTTCTACTACCTCGGTGTGAAAGCAAAAACAAGGTCTCCCGGGGAGAGCAGCCAGACCTCGGACAGCCAGAGCCCATTTCCCAGCAGGCAGGAAAGTTTCCAAAAACGCGCAAAATCCCCGTGTCTAAGAACCAATTCAGACCGccttaaggagaaaaataaataaacaaaggaACGAACGGACACCGCTACTGTGTGCGCGCCGGCAGCGACCCCGGCCGCGCCGtgcagggacacggggcacGACAcccgggcagggcagggacaccCGGGCAGGGCGGGACCCCACCCCGCAGCGACCCCCACGCGTGGCGGGGGAGGCCCCGCGGCCCGGGCAGGACGGGAGGGGAGAGCTGGCTGCGGAGGAAGCCACGGCAGGTGGAGGCGGGCGGGCGGGCaaagggaggggtgggggagaTACTGAAGCCTGAGGAGGGTAGTGGCCCGGGGAGGGGGCGAAGGGCTGCCCTCGGAGCCAGGGATGCAGCGCGGAAGGGGCCGCAGGAGGAGCGGGATTGCCGCAGGGCGCCcgcggcggggagggggagcgGAGGCAGCCGGGGGCGGCTTCGCTGCACTCACAGGCGAGTCGTAGGAGAAAGCACACTCCGTCTTGTAGACCCGGTCCCCTGACTTGGGCACCCGGATCGTGGGCATGTAGGGGACGAGCAGCTCGCCCAGGTCCCCGGCGGCCATCTGCGCATCGCCGCCGCTGAAGAGCGCGGCCCGCTGCATGCTCCCTCCCTCCGGCCGGCCGACGGCGGTCGGGCAGTGCGAGGGCAATGGAGGCGGAGGGCAGCCAGGCCCGGGGCAGGGCGCGGCAGCGGCGGCAGGAGCCGGGCccgggggaggggagggggagggaagaTGCTATTTTTAATCCaatggcagcaggagcagcaccagctgcggcggcggcggcactCGGGGGTCCCGGCGAGGGCGGGAAGGaggggcagggaaggggggCGGGCCGGGAGGTGCCAGCGGAGGGGGCGCGGGGCCGCGCTCCTGAGGTGATTCTCGCCCCGCGCGTGCCGCCGACCGTTAGGCGCCGCCGGTGTCGCGTGGCCGCTCCGCTTCTCCACAGCGGCCCCGCGGCCAAACCCGGGTTGCGTGTCTCAAGGGATAGCACCTTTAGCTtaaaatgacctttttttttcggCGTCTGCtgtgtttctctttgcttttcacttcgacagaatcacagaatggctggggttggaggggaactctggagatcatccagtccaacccacctgctaaagcaggttcaccagagcaggtcgcacaggaatgtgtccaggcgggtctggaatgtctccagagaaggagactctacagctgctctggcagcctgctccagtgctctggcaccctcaaataAGTGTCTCCTCACATTTAGATGGAAACTCCTGTGCTTCcatctgtgcctgttgcccctcatcctgccgttgagcaccactgaatgaatctggtccatcctcttgacacccacccgcgagatatttataaacattgatgagatcccctctcagccttctctaggctgaacagacccagctctttcagtctcccctcacaagaaagatgcttcagacCTCAAATACTGTTAGGGGAAGGAGGAATAGAGTGAAATaactttgtaagaaaaaaagtactaaAACAATACATTATCCAGGCAATATGTAATTATTGCATATGCCAGACAGCACCAGGGTTAAAGAAGTTACTGATGCATTAAAAATGAAGCCATATAATGTAGATGAACATCCTTCCACCCATAGTCCACACTGATCCAAGGATCCACTGATCACTTCCAAGCAGGTGATGTGACCTTTGCTAGAACCACATCTTATGTCAAAAATTAAGTTTCAAAACATGGTTCTAGTAAAATCTCAACAACAGAATTGACAAATAAGTTTCCATCCAGCTGTGAAGAAACAGACCAGTGCAATCTGTTCTCAGAACTTTTTCTAGCAAAAAATCAAATGTTGGGAACAATATGAAATACTGAGGGCAGAAGCTGATGTCAGTGGAATGGCCTTAGACTTACTCAAACCAGACATTATGTCAAAGACTTATGAGCATCTTTGGATGCTAGATAAAAACCAGAAATTAATACAGGGTCACTAGACAGATTTATTTTGCCTGAGgactttgtgctttttttaatgGCTTCTTTTATGATTAACTCAGCATTTATAAACAACGAGAGCCATAATAAGACATACAGGTCATCTAACGTGAAAGACTGACTCCAACAAAAAGGAGAAGTCAAAGCACGGATACAAAATCAATCAGTCTTTCTAATGTTTGGCAGTGCTAGGAAATGGCAAATGagttatttgctttaaatagtCTATCCAATGTTGCTTAATGCAAACGAAGAAATGTATGTGTTTTGACAGTTTGAAACCACAAAATCATCGGGGTTACTAAAGCACTTGTACTTACTGCCTTAAAAAGGTGGGAATTTTGAATAGGGCTGCAAAAGCAAGGGGCAGTTGCCATCACTCTCTGGAGGGATTTGAAACCAAAGGAGTACCATGGCTGGTAGAACCAGAGGAATCACATCCCTCTAGTGGCAAAATCCTGCCAGATGGAGAGAGTACCCTCTGTATTCCCTATGTGGTTGTCAAAAGTGGTGTAGAAAAATAGCTGCATGGTTCTCGAAATGTATGGCAGATGTGTGCGAGGATGTCCTCAGGTGCAACTTGTCTTATTCACCTTATGTCTTAATTTGTTCTTGGTTAATAATGGTTGCATGGCACATTTCCACTTGAGGTTTTACACTCgcttcatttgatttttttaattccaattCACTCTGTAAAACAAGCTGAGTTATCCTAAATGTTACCAGAAATGTTACCCTTTTTGACTCCAAAATCACTTACCTGGCCTCTCTACACTAAATGCATTGGGAGAATAAAGTTCCAGGTTTTCATCTTGAGATTTTGATGTCAAGAGTTCCCTTTGTATGTACTAAAAGTTGTGTAATCACCCAGCAGAAGATGGGATGTGTTCACCTAGCAGCAGTAAGATGACCCAAAAAACCCATTAACTAATGTCAACCTAAACCATTCTTTCTGGCTTGATTGAGCAAAACTCTCATGACAACCTCCCATAGCACTTTTTTCCCTTGTTCATCTTAATAAGCCTGttacagtaagaagaaaattccCTAAAGTATCAATAATTTGAATATATTGCTAAAAATATCAGATATATGGCAGTTACTAGGAAAATACTCAGTTTAATATTTGTCCACTTAGATTCTTCTTTCTCATGAGCAGCTTCACATGACAGAGCAGTTTTTAGCATAGAAACAGTGGGGGTATTTTCAAGTATGTGAAAGACATAGGCTTACAAACGGCCCAAAATCACTAAAACTTGAATTTATATGCACCACAcacttttaaatgtttaagaatctttcctttgctttctacTCCTACACCTGACAATATATATAGTCATAGGTTTAGAGAAGCACTGCTGTCTTagttctgccttttaaaaacacaggagATATCTGAGGTAATAAGACCAAAGCCTTgttaaaattaatgttaaagACTATCCTCCCCACAGCTACTTGGCAGGCAATTGTCCACATCACTAAGTAcatatttaaaacatgaaagGTATGTGACAATGGCAGGTACCCCTCATGaagcattttctgaaatattaacaTATTACTGAGCACCGACTCTGTTTTCATCAATGGAGATCCTTTCTTCCACAAGTGGAACATGTGGCTGTGTTTTACATCTGTCACCATAAAATTAGGAAGCATATATAATAGCGAAAGTACCTGTTATGCTTTTAAacctcatttaaaaacaaaccataaaaataaccaaaacaaccaaccataTAACCAGAGCAATGCAGGAAGATGTTTGGGAGAGACCACTTTTGGATGATCTACACAGATGAAGGGTATTAACAGATATCTAGAGAGAAACTTTTGAGATAATGCAGAGAAAATGATGGCAGATGTTGAACAGTATGCAAGATGAGTTTGACTACAAGTAATCAGAAAGCATTTGTCTAAGCGGTAGATATAATTCTAATATTCCAAAGATTTGAAGCCATTTTTCTTACTTAAGTCATCTTCCACAATTATCTGACACAAAGCATTGTGAAAGAAACAAGCCTTACAGTTCTTTATacctttcatttaaaacttCAAATACTAGAAATCATATGATGAAGACTAACATTACCTACTTGTTTCGTATATGTTAggtcacaaacccaattcttGCACTGAtgttctgaagaaaaggagTAATTGTTGGCCACTGACATAAGGCATTTTCTCTGATTAAAAACTTTTAATAGCTAAATGAGCTTAACTGCCACAGTTTCTTTCAAATTGTCAGAATCAACACATTGTTTACTTTTATTAATTTCCATCGGTAAACAGCAGGATGTATATTACATAGCTCAGTCACAATTTATCAGTATGCATTTAAGACCATGTGTTCTGTCTTAAAATTGTTCAATTATCAGGTGTGGATTTCATAGAATTGTCAACAAGATTTTTATCAGGTGTTTCATAATGATACCAAGGTCCATCTCCCCTGTGTCTCATCAGTCTGCGTGCCTCCAACTCCATCatcctaaaaagaaaagagcaacagaCACACCCAACATgaaggttttttggttttgatcatGCATATATCAATGTTTAATGTCAGGGTGTTACTGACAACAGCAATGTGTTTAGCATCTATGGTTTATAGATCTACAGTTTATAAACACTACTGAAACATAGTACCAAAATATGAAGGATTCAACTAAACATGAGTTATTACATccttctatttaatttttttttcagcaagtcATCTCACACAAAGAGTAATAAAACTACTTGCAGAAGTTCTGACAGCTTCAATACAGCTTTTGACTAAAACATATAGTAGCaagaaaatcagaagtaaaTGCAACAGTAGAAAGAGCTCCGCTGTCTTGGTTCCAATAGCAACAGTTCATACAACTCTTCAACCACCAGAGTTTACTCTAAGTATAGAATAAACTCAGTGCAACAATGTCGTTGCTGCCCACAAAATTTTCAACAGCAACAAGAAACGCGACTAATCCTGTCAATTGTTGTTTACTTAAATATTAACAGAGGCCAAAAGAGCTGTCCATTTCctgacttgggaagacaaagcTATACCTTTATAAATGTGAACTGCTTTGGAGAGAGACTGTTGTTTTACAGGACAGCCCTTGGATCGTTCCATTTCTGGTAATCCTGATGCCGAGAAGGCAGGGACCACAGACAGTCGCTTCCGCTTTGGCACCAGCCAGTGCAGCAAGCGCTCGGGGTCAGGTGATACGTGAATAAGCACGTTATGTCAGGATCCAATGTAGTATGTTAAGCAAAGTAAAATAGTTAGCTACAACATGtatcaatatttttaaacacttccaacTATGTAACATACCTCATTTCAGTTTTCCTAGCTTCAATATCAAGCAAAGCCAGCTCTTTCTCATAGTCCTTTTCAGGGGGGTCAAGGAGGTAACGAGCTATCCAGCGACTAATAGGGTGcttgaaaatataaaagcagagaTTATTAATGCAAGTTCTAAGTAGAAATGTCATCATAACTAAGTCATATTGCATATCACCAGTCCTGAAAACATGTAATCAACACTATGGGTGCTGCCATTCAAACCGTAATAGTGAAGTCAAAACCATGCTGAACTATTTGTACTACCAGAACCAtgaaaagctgtatttctttTGCCATCTTTAATGCCAAGATAACCCCCAGATGACTATTCTCTAGCAAAATTAAAAGTTAATGGAAGCcatgatttattttctgcctgTTGAAGTAAAGTTCCTTAAACTGCCATTCTAATCACAGAAACGGACTCAAAATCTTTCACTGTAATCGgtaacattttaaagttttgctTCCACTTAGAGGTCATTTCACTAGGAAGAAAAGTCTAAATGAGTTGGAACAGTCATAATAGTATTGCCAAATTCAATCACTTCctatcagaaacaaaaaagtgcTTGCAGCAAGCAGCCAGGGactaattttaagaaaatacaatgaaatgaaaacagtatAACCTTGAGTTTCTGAATATAAAAATCTTCAATTCTAGATATAAAAGCATGTGTGATGTTGGCCTTAGAAACAACGCTAGCAAACAATACAAAAGAAAGTAATGTCACTTTAAACTCCAATATCTTAAGCTGTTGTAGTTCCAGAActagaaacaaaggcaaaatcTGCATGCTAAGaataaagagaagagaagagaaggctgttGTTATTATTTAGGAATATTATAAAAGAATTCTTGTCATATAGGTTCAGCAGTTTACTTGCAAATGACCTGTAACTTTACGCATCTACTTGTGTCAATGAACAGATTTCCTACAGCAACACACGTTTTGTAAAGCTAAAAAAAGGGCAAGTTTACCAAAATCATAATTGCACAATTTGAGTTCTACTACACTGACACCCAATGGCAGGGATATGTCCATCCTCACTACCATACTCCACATATTTTACTCCCAAAAGTATCATCAAGAGGAAGGCTGTCCATAACGTGCCACCCTTTTATATGCTATACTCACTTTGTAGTATTCCCAGTACTCTGGAACATAACCTTCGGGAATCTCTGCAAGTTCAGCTTCGCCTGACAaggaaaagagggggaaaacaTTTAAATCAAGTATTCTTTTTTTAGGTAAGTTACATTCTGCCTttcacattaagaaaaaaaaaaatcattatttcacATAGAGAGTAATTAATCCCTCAATCTGAGCTCTGTTCAGAAAAATTGGACTTGTAATTTTCCCAGAGACTTCTCACTGCATATATCTAATTCCTCACTTGAATATAGAGCTGTTCACTAAACCTCGCTGGTGTTTGACAGATTGTCAAAATAAGGAattgtttagtttttaaaaatgtttagcttttaaaaaaaatcaacagctacagaaaaagaaaaacactggcAACATCTTCTCTGTACTTATACAATACTACTATAACTGTTAGGCCTATTTCATGGTCTCCCAAAGAGCAAGCCAAAAGAGATCGCTTTTTTTCTACCCAGCATGTTTAGTTGCCATTTATCCACTTAAGAATTCTGACTGTGTACTTAGCTTTGTCACGACAGAGCACTCACCAATGAAGATATTGACATACATTACGAATAGTGCCGCTGGTATTCCCGTCAGAAATATATAGAATCTCTGTAGAggggataaaaagaaaaataaacagtacaGGAAACTCAGAAGCCTGACAAAATTTATATGAAGTTAATCTGAAAATGATGTCTTAGATTTGCATTCATAAGTTAGATAAGGGTGTTGTACGTAAAGACAGATTGTTGCTTAAAATGAGTTAAATAACAAACTAGAATACAGAAACAGCGACGTTGTGTGTGTCCAGGGGCCTATTTAGTTCCACTTTAAGCCTCCCGAAGAGGtgagtccctgcagcagcagacaGGGACGCTGTCCCCAAATGCTGTCTCAGCATCTTGTGACAGCTGGCTTCAGCACTGAACTGTATGGAGGCACGAACACCAATGCAATATAATCCACAAACACCGCCACGGCGGGCTCTGGTGACTGGACAAGACAGACAACGGGGTCCCGATCACACGAAGGGCGTTGTATCAGGTTGGCTGTTACCCGTCCTAATAGGCTTTACCTGAAACCTAGCTTTTTAAGGGTCACACATGAACACAGATGCATAATCTAAGAACGCTACTACAGCGTTAATTTAAGTACACATCACAATCTTTGCCATTTCGCCAATATTTTTACTTCATCTGGTGTTGATTTGAcaacatatataaaaaaatccctCAGGAGGAGGACTCGAAGTCCTTGTTTATGTAAATAGTGCCAATCACATTTTAGAATCTGTCACATCAACACTAGAGAAAGTCGTATTTTAGACACTGTTACGCCATTTACACTGGATGTGTTATGGTGAATGTAATAAACTTGCTTTAAACTCACCAACAAGTTCAGAAATCGAGTATCATAAAAACTCGTTGCCTTGATAATAAACATTCTCTTGCCATGGTTGCTGCTGTGTCGCACAGGAGCTGCAAATCGAACCAAAGTATTATGTGCTTTTCTCCCTTTGGTGATTGTTCCAGTATAAGGTCAACAACTcatgaggggaaaaacaaaccaaccaaccaaccaagcagCATACAGCTGTGGATGAGAAGTTACAAGCTGGTTTTCTGGAGGACATCAATGTTTCTAAAAGTTTGCCTGAACCAATTTCCTATTTTGCTAGAATGGACTcacttttcttctaattttaGACCTCAATCTATTTCTACCTCCAAGTCCCAACAAACGAATAACTGAATGTCGTTTTATAGGACCAAGTAAATTTACAGATGAGTATATTAAGTTTGGCCTGCTGCCAATTTTGATCCATGTTTTGCCCAAGAAACGCAATTTCTCCGAAGAACGGAGACACACGTTGCAGCCTCTCGAGGGGTTTCCCTGCACACTGAAGCGCTTCCCACGCCAGCTGAGCCCAGGAACAGCCGCAGCAGCCGGTACCGTTCCCGCCGCCCGCTCCGCTCCTGCCCAGCCCCGAGCCCGGCGAGCGCCCCAGCCGGGAGCCCACAGCGGAGGTCCCCGCTCCGCGCCCGCTGTGCCGCCGAGACGCGGCCCCGGCGGGCGAACCTCCCTGAGGAGGCGGGGGAACCTCCATGAGGCGTCCTCCCGCGTCCCTCTCCTCAGGGGACCCCGCTCCCCAGGGGACGCCGTTTCTCCGCTCCCCAAGGTCACTCCGCCCCTGGCACACCCGCCCCCCTCCTTCCCGCCGCCGAGGCCATACCGACGGTGCCGGGCAGGCGGGCGGCCCCGGCGAGCCAAGGCAGACGAGCAGCACCGGCCGCGCCGCTCGCGGCCCGCCGAGTTCCCCAGGCAGCCGCTGCCCGGAGCAGCAGGCTCATGGCCGCCATAGCTGGAACTGGCACGGGGGCGGGGCCAGCAACGCCCCTTGCCCGCGGCTAGGTGAAGCTAGGCGGccaccatcttggaaaagggcaGATCCTTCACTCTCCTTCCGGCGCCCGGCATTGTGGGAGCGGCGGCGCGTCATGGCGGGCGCCACGGGGATGGCCGCGCTGTGCCGGCGCCTCACGGCCGCGCTGCGGCTGTGGGGATCGCGGCCGGGCCCGGCGGCTGCCGGGCTCCCCGGGTAGGCACCGGGGCGGGGAGGCTGAGGCGGGGCGCACTGCGGGCCGTAGCGCCGTTCCCGGAGGGAGTTGGGCGCCGGGCTGTCCGCTGTCCTGGTGTCTGACCCCTCGGCCGGGGTTTGCGGGGTGGCTTGTGTTAAAAGGCACCGTACGAACGCGGGATGAAGGATTCCCCTGCACGCCTTACAGTTTTGCAGTCGTTATGCTTCCAGCACGGGCTTTTTGAGCTTGTACCGCTTTTACCATTTAAATCCAATGTAGGAGGTTGTGTTCTTGTACACTGTAGCTCAAATTTGttccttcttttaattttcaaattgttGTTTATCCTGGAGTACAGATAAATGATAATTAGATGAGACAGAGGCAAAGGGGAGAACAGCGAGGTGACATTTTGATGAAGAGTTGAACTCCCATTGTTGCCACTGGGCCGCAGTGTCCGTCTTTGGGACCTGTGCTCTCATGAACGAAACACCCTCGTTTAGCtgagtattatttttcttctcatatctAGTTTTCCTGCCAATTTTTATGCAGATTGATGCTGAATCCATTCCACAAGAACCCGGCAAAAGCTGAGCCCGTCCATCAGCTGAGGTTTCTGCACACGTCTCTGTCTTGGAGAGGTCTGGAGGAGTTCTTTGATGATCCAAaaaactggggagaaaaaacTGTAAAGTCTGGTGAGTTGTATTTAGCATTTCTCATCGTTATCTTTGAGCCACTTGTCCTCTGCTGAAATCTGACTGTTCTTTTGCGTTATAGGAAATATTCATAGCTGCATATAACATTAAGTtttatgtacatacatatactTGTGCATCTTTatgcttgttattttttttctgtgtttatgaaAGCAAATAGCTGTTatgcagcaaaatattttgctgtaaaTCCTCTGCCTTGCTCTTGAGAGTATCATAGAAAAGACATTCTTTGATGAAATATATGGTGCTATGGAAGAAAACTGTTTCAATGTAAAGATTAATTTTATATAATAGTTTTCCTTGTTCCCAGCCTTTTACAAACACAAATAAGCAGTACATGTTATTGCGTTTGTATGTTCAAAGCAAAGCTGAATATCCACAAAGACAGCTTTCCAAGAGGCAGTATATTTTAGAAAAAGTCATCCTAGTTCTGTTGAGTCAGCTGAGCCTGCAAATAgaagcacttttatttttttaggatAACTTTGTTCTAttaaattaagtttttaaaggttgtagtttttgttttttcaggggATGCGTGGAACATAAAGCAGCTAAGGGCCAAGAGTAGTGAAGACCTGCACAAACTTTGGTAAGTACGTTTTGGTCTAGTAGCATCTTGTCTTTCAAAGCAGGTCTGcatgttttcttaaaatgtggCTAGTGAACTGATTAGCCACTAGCTTAGTCTTCCACACAGCTCTGCATGCTGAAGCTGCTTTGGGCTTGGAGCAGCCCCGTTCCTGTAGTGCTCAGAACAggaaagctgtgctgcaggggctgTGTGGTGGTTGTGTCCAGTACAGAGGGTTCAGGTTTGGTACAGAGATGCTGAGTTTGAGCCCTCTGGGGCTCAGTGAACTACAGGACAGAGTTGGTTGTGAGCAGCCTGGGGTGGAACAAACCGCTGAATGAGAACAGTTTGCTCAGGTCTGCGTCCATTCCGATTCTGAGAGTCTCTGAGGCTGGAGATGGCATCACCGCTCTaggcaacctgtgccagggcTAAAGTAGCACTTCAGTGTTACTATGAgtagttctttccttcttgtgttGTGCACCTGtaagaagagtctggctctttgtcaggtattggaagaCTACTTAGTGGAAACCTCATCCCTCCTTAGCTCCCTTTATCCTAGGCCAAGTAAATCTgtctccctcagcctccccttgTATGTCCTGCACATAGCCCAGCAGAGgtgggcaggggagggctgTCTCAGgatctttttgcttctttatgTGAACTTAGGAGGTATAGGATATGCGATTATAAGTTAGAGAACTGTG
The sequence above is a segment of the Columba livia isolate bColLiv1 breed racing homer chromosome 9, bColLiv1.pat.W.v2, whole genome shotgun sequence genome. Coding sequences within it:
- the MRPL47 gene encoding large ribosomal subunit protein uL29m, which codes for MRRPPASLSSGDPAPQGTPFLRSPRSLRPWHTRPPPSRRRGHTDGAGQAGGPGEPRQTSSTGRAARGPPSSPGSRCPEQQAHGRHSWNWHGGGASNAPCPRLGEARRPPSWKRADPSLSFRRPALWERRRVMAGATGMAALCRRLTAALRLWGSRPGPAAAGLPGLMLNPFHKNPAKAEPVHQLRFLHTSLSWRGLEEFFDDPKNWGEKTVKSGDAWNIKQLRAKSSEDLHKLWYVLLKEKNMLLTLEQESKRQLKPMPSPERLEKVEKSMKNIDLVVKERETALRLLQTGHEKPVPGEWRHDFLGRTYWYTYKEWPIPWYLNKKYKKRRFYYLRHVDHFIRLRREKFLRRRARKQNLEKRRQKVLESKFPHLAAKSQRQQ